GCTATGGCACGATCGGACTATGGCGATCGACCCTCTCCTCAGCGCCCAACATCAGTTCCGATGCGAAATTATTGTCCTGGCAGACGTATTCGAAAAGTTCCGTGCCCTGGTCCCACGATAATAGAAATCCCGCGCTCCACGGCGCGGTGTAAGCGCCCGGATCGTCGATCGTGATTTCGTACTTCATCGTGTTGGAGTCGGTTCGCGTGAAGCTCTCGATCATGTGAAGGCGGTCGGTGGTCGGAATGCCCCGCGAAATCCAGAACCCTTCATTGAAGCCGACCGTGTCGACAACGAGAGTATCGCCTTCCCACTTGCCCGTGGAGTGTCCGTAATAGCTCGGATCGAGATTCTTCGGATGAGACCGGCCGTCCATGTAGATCGTGCGGAACGTATGCGGGCCGCCGATATCCATGATGAAGATTCTTTGAAGGTCGCCGAACTCGACAAATTCCACGCCATAAGGAGTGAGGAACTGCCGCGGACCGCCCGACGGCTTGCAGCGCGTGTGCGGCTCGAATTGATTCGCGCGGCGGTACGTGAACAACGCCCTCGACCAATCCTGGAACGGCAAATCGTTGGGCTTTGGAGGCCACGGCTCTCCCGGTGTGCCGCCCGGCCCCGGCAACCAGATGCCGGCTTCCCCCGGCAGCGGCCCGAGCAGAACGCGCCCTTCCGCGTTCCTTGGAGCGGGACGAGCCGGCGGAATCTTCCGCTGAGGACGCACGGTTCCTGGATTCTGATTGCCCAGGTCCGGATCCTGCGCAAACACAAACGCGCATGAAACGAGAACCAATCCCGCGGCAAATCCGAGTTTTCTGAGGTTCATGCAGGTAAAGAAATCACAGTATCCGGCCGGGTACAAGAAATTTCCGGCCACGATGGCGCAGATGACGAGAATAAAGAACAGTGTATGATGCGGTGCCGCGTGGCATGTATGGCACTGAACGGATTTCGTATCATCACCCTTGAGAGCCGGCGTGCAGATCTCGTCCGAAATCTGGTGGCGGAGCAGGGCGGCGATTGCTTCAACGCGCCTTCGGTCCGCGAGCGTCCGCTCGATGCCAACCCCCAGGCAATTCAGTTCGCGAAGGACATGATTGCAGGACGTTACGATACAGTCATCTTCACAACGGGTGCAGGGACGCAATACCTTCTCGATGTGGCGTCTGCCGGCGGATCCGTCGAACCGTTTCTGGGCGCGTTGAGAAAGGTACAAATCGTTGCGCGTGGTCCGAAACCGGTTGCCGCGCTGCAAGAGGCAGGGGTCCCGGTTTCAGTCTGTGTTCCCGAATCTTACACGTGGCGGGAAGTGCTGGAGGCGACAGCGGCGATAAAAAGCAGCAGTGTTGCTGTTCAGGAATATGGAGTCCCGAACACAGAACTGATCGATGCGCTACGACTGCGCGGCCTGGCCGTAACGCCGGTTGCCATATATCGCTGGGACCTTCCGGAGGATACTGCACCTCTCGCGGAAGCCGTTCAACGGATATGCAATCGATGGTGCCACGCCATCCTGTTTCTTTCCTCGGTGCAGTTCACCAATCTGCTGCGCATCGCAGAACGCGCAGCGGTGCGGGACGCCATGCTGCTCGCTCTGCAACAGGACATCGTCGTTGTATCGATCGGACCGGTGATGACAGATACGCTTGTCCGCGAAGGTGTGCGGCCGGATTTTGAACCCAGACATCCAAAGCTTCATGTCTGCATCCGCCAGTTTTCCGAACAGGCTTCCGGCCTGATCTCCGCGAAACGCAGCGGCCGTCCGCAATAGCGGTTGCAATTCCTTCGCTGTTCTCGTATAAAAACATTACGGTTTGCTCATTGAAGCGCAGATCGCCTCCGTCCTCAGCCGAAAGGGAGCTGGGCACTGTTGTAGCGGGCTTTGCTGCGACTCTGTCTGTCCTGAAGCTCCTGATTTTCCAATCATTGTTGATTCCCCACCCGCGTGGGCACACCTGCTCGACGTCGAGCGATTCCAACAGCTGAGATTTCAACATTTGAAGGGAGTCCTATGGACTACGTCATTCCGGCGGAAGTCGTATCGAACGCGCTTGATGCGGCGGTAAAGAAATCGAATCTTCTTATCCGCGACATGCTGATTCGCGGTGCATTATCGGGCGTTTTCCTCGCCTATGCCACATCATTGGTCTTTGTCGCACTTTCTCAAGGCCTGCCTGCGCTGGTAGGCGCCATCATTTTCCCGGTC
The sequence above is a segment of the Terriglobia bacterium genome. Coding sequences within it:
- a CDS encoding uroporphyrinogen-III synthase is translated as MALNGFRIITLESRRADLVRNLVAEQGGDCFNAPSVRERPLDANPQAIQFAKDMIAGRYDTVIFTTGAGTQYLLDVASAGGSVEPFLGALRKVQIVARGPKPVAALQEAGVPVSVCVPESYTWREVLEATAAIKSSSVAVQEYGVPNTELIDALRLRGLAVTPVAIYRWDLPEDTAPLAEAVQRICNRWCHAILFLSSVQFTNLLRIAERAAVRDAMLLALQQDIVVVSIGPVMTDTLVREGVRPDFEPRHPKLHVCIRQFSEQASGLISAKRSGRPQ